A single window of Sphingobacterium sp. ML3W DNA harbors:
- a CDS encoding MerR family transcriptional regulator: protein MPYKEREINKLYYTMGEVTAMFNVNASQIRFYEREFDIIQPKKNKKGNRLFTQDDIANLKIIFNLVKDKGYTLQGAREYLRTNKSEAKENQRVLDSLEKLKNFLLEVRDSL, encoded by the coding sequence ATGCCTTACAAAGAGCGCGAAATTAATAAATTGTATTATACGATGGGTGAAGTGACTGCAATGTTCAATGTCAATGCTTCCCAAATTCGTTTTTATGAGCGTGAATTTGACATTATTCAACCCAAAAAGAATAAAAAAGGAAACCGTCTGTTCACACAAGATGATATTGCTAATTTAAAAATTATCTTCAATCTGGTAAAAGACAAAGGTTACACCCTTCAAGGTGCGCGAGAATACCTTCGGACGAACAAATCAGAAGCTAAAGAAAATCAGCGCGTTTTGGATTCATTAGAGAAATTGAAAAACTTCCTATTAGAGGTTCGTGATAGCCTATAA